TACGTGGcacagttgtggttgtagtgtagaggtttggagttgtcttactgtgtttcttgttgtattaataatggtaattatcctcaacacgtgaaattcctctctctctaatgccacgccttgtcatattgtgtttttggatagcattgatgtttgttttaataattgcaacatgatagtggttgtattaagaggtggactaagtcaggcatgtccccactgaaggcccaggaACCAAATGCACGGCCCGCCACTGATGTACgtatatgtttgtgtgcgtgtgtgtgctctcacagTTTGTCCAGTTCCTGGTCCATCTCCGGGTCAATAAGCAGCTCTGCCTTGCTGGGTAACgcacctgcagagagagaagattCAACTGAACATTCCTTATTTGTACTGAATCAAAGTATTCTGAGTAatataaacacactcacttGGGGTAATAAACCCTGAGAATTCTTGCTAAATCACTTAGCTTATTGTTTGGTTTTACAACACCATGACTGCTCAGTCTCAGCAATGTCATCAACCTCTGCAGTCAGCTGTAGTAAAAAGTGTCTGATAAATCTACCAAACAGCAGATAGACATGAAcagtatgtaatgtaatgtagcaGTAGCAGTTGTAGCAATAACTTGTTCAATACAGTGGAGCTTTTAGCAGCTAAGTagtcaaatatttttcacaggaGTTGAAAGAGACCAAAAcgagagtgaatattggacttagCCCTCATCAAGTGGACACTAACACaactttaaatgaatgaatagtagtagcagtagtagcaacagtagtagtagaagtagcAGGAatagcagtagtagcagtaaaatgcagtagtagtggtagtagcaGTAAAAAATGTAGCAGTAGTGGCAATAAGGCTaatagtagtagcagtagtagtaaaAATGTACCAGTAACaggagtagtagtagtagcagtagtagtagtagttgcaGTGGTAGCTGTAGCACATGCATTTGTAGTATTGGTAATAGCAGTAGTGGGAGTAACAATAGTGAGACTAACAGTAACAAAAGCACTAGTAATATAGAagcagtagtaatagtagtaggagtagtagtagttgtagtacCAGTAGCACAAGCAGCATTGGTAGTAGCAGCAGCCTGAGCAGTACTGGTAGTAGCAGAAGCAAAGTAATGAGTATTGTTAAACCTACCAATAGTTTGGTTGATGGTCTCATGTTTAGCCAGGCTCATCAGGAAGCTGTAGTAAGACACTCTGTCAGTCTGTTCCAGTGCTTCCTTCATGCAGGACCTGGGAGGAAgactacacacagacagaaaaagtcgaatcagctaaaacacacataacaagcaacagcagcagtgctaACAGTACTTCTATTTCCTCTCATGTTATATGATCGATCAGTtaatcaaactttatttgtatagcactttTTGTACAAGAATAATGTAGCCACAAGTGAGAAAAGTCTGAAATAAAAGTTGGGTATTAAAAGAAAAGTctggaaaataaagaacagaataaaagaaCATACCAAATAGTAAAACTATCaaccctaaaaaaaaaagcatccccaaccctatcaacatcaaaggggtcATTGTGGAGATAGTGAAAGAGTACAAGTACttaggggtgtacttggaccacaaactctctgacagcaggatgttgtcatttttgtagTTGGGAAAgttgcaatgtctgtaagaaatTGAGGATAGGATAAATGAAGGAATTCTGATAGTCTTTGTGCTCTGTGTACAGTCCTTATCCATTCTGTACAGTCTGGGTTGTTTGCACTATGTACAGTTATGTACAGGTTATATTTAATCTCTCTTGTAGAGttagtgtagcacctggtccctggaggaacacTGTCTCGTTTCATTCTTCACTGTACTACTGTACACAGCTGAAATGACTacctgacttgacttgacatggCTATTATTATTTAGTTGTATTTCTATATCATTAAAATTATAGTGGTAGTAATAGTGGtgataatactaataataatgataataataattattatagtTAGTtagtattattgttgttgttgttatcattattattattattattactagtACCACCACCACTGCTACTACTAAtactagtactactactactattattactattactgtTAGTATTGTTACTACcgggggaatgttgggtctcaGGCactaaataaattgaactgaagtgaactgaagtGACCTACTGAGCCCCATCTGGAGGCTGTCTCACACCCCTGTCTGTGCTGACCTCGAGCAGCCTGGCTTCCTTGAAACGGTGTATATGTCACAGGCCTGGAAGCCAACTTTGACAGAGTGAaatttggttttatattttttcaggAATTTGAGGATGTGGAGGGATTAATTATAGTAGGAAGCCACCGTCAGAGTGCCGTCAGCACCCATACTGAACCACTTGTGTGTCATGTGACACGGTTTAAAACTATGACGTGGAGTGAATGGAGAGGTTCATGAAGTAAAATAAGAGCGTGTGAGGGCTGaaaggtgtatgtgtgttttacctgAGTTTGAACCTGTCACAGAGAGCGTCTATACATTGAGCAAGAGTGGACGACTCCACCCCATcgtgctgctgctcctccctgTCGTTCTCCTCTGTATTCACAGAGGGGAGTTGCTCGATGGAGGTGGACGTGGGGACGATGACAGTGTTAGGACTCTTTCCTGCTAACAGATCTTGGTAGATCACCAGCACGCTGTCCAGGAACTCTGCAGACACATCGAATAATAGGCAGTTGGAAATCAGGGTGATAAATTCTGTATTTTGGTTGGAAAAGTTATTCCCAGGAATATCATATAACACCATGTGGTCTACTTCTAATATGATGAGTCTACCTTAATGACTGCTAGTTAGTGAACAGGTTTGTATGTGGAGTAGTTGTGACCAGAATTTTCTTCTGTCCACAGAAAAGTGAGTGGTTCACAAGGGTTCTTGGGAAAGAAACAGGCCAGGAGGACTCTAAAAGGCACACATCAATGCTATTGTGCTTATTCATTTCCTATGCATATTGCTGAACAGTGTAATGAGACTGATATTGAATACATTTATTGGCTTTCATCTTCCCTTTTCTAAAACTCTTAAGTGAATTTAATGCAGGGTAAATTCAGTGAGTATAAATACTGATCACTTTTTATAGGTActgcttcttgttttgtctgcttttataaccttttattattaattttcctgttttcttatATCATTTATTCCTGTATTTCCTCAACAGAGTGTATAGTTTCCCTCAGCCTTGAAAAAACTTCCCATCCTAAACAAAAATTCAAAGGTTTAGCCAATTATGGAATAAACAAGAATCAATCCATCCACCTACAGAGCACCAAATTCTAACTTTAAAGTTTCTCTTTAAAATTTGATTCTGTTGAGAAACAATTAGAAACAAATGCTTATCAAAACACAAGTTAGTAGAAGTTATAGACACCCTGTACAGAGCCAATATGACACAGTAGTTTCAATAGTACCTTGGTAGTAGAACTGCAGCTGGAAGGCAAAAAGGAAATCTGAGAAAGACATCAAACAATCTATGGCGTCGTCCATCAGAACAATTCTACAggataagaaaacaaaacaaaaaaaacaaaacattcttcTGTTAACCAGTTAGGTCTAGTGGTGACCAGATCATTAAAGCTTGAGCATTGCAATAGCATTTTGTTAAAATTCTCATTACATCTTGACGGTAGTTACTAAAACAGCCAGTATCTGTTACTGTCTCATTGTTTTACTGCGTTCAGGACATTTCTGAGCATCAGCAATTCTGAAGAAAGATAAACTGACTGTCTCATGCTCATTCACTGGTGTTTTTATGGGTGACGACCCGAGAAAGAAACTCTACAATCAAccatctttctccagaatcgcTTACTGACAATTTCTGCACATTAtgccttttaaaaaaattatgacATCTAAGGTTGTAAAATGCATACACGGGATTAAGCAGCTGACAAGACAATAAATAAGTAAGTCAGTAAgcaaatctttatttatatggcaatttttaaaacaaaacgtTTCAAAGtgccatgtctgtgtgtgtgtgtgtgtgtgtgtataacatCTAAATATAGATTTACAGAATAACAGATTCACATTGTTGTAAAGTTCATATACAGAACTTTGCATGTTAAAGATGTACATAACAAACTTAATTTTAATCCATCATTGTACATTccaattatattatattatagaATACAACAAAGTATCTGTGGagttgaattattatttttcttttttttaaatctaaatataCTCTTACATTACTACAGGAAGAAAGATGTGTATTATTACACTAGtgattgaataaaaacaaatgaactaaGTATGAAATCACATGGGGAGAGTTACTACAAGCAATGAGTACATAAAgatgttgtatttatttatcttttagaAGATGGgtgaataacaaacaaaaataataccTGAGACATGATAGTAAAGTGGTTAACATGTAAAGGCTCTGACTGCATTGAAGAGTTATACATGactaatgttcatttttatatgGCATACCTCATTTAGGTTGATCAGATAAGACTATACTGAGGCTGGGGTTGATGGAGACTCTATATATTGAGaatctaaataaaatattattttaaaaaatgaagggAACGAGtattgtgtgtgtcagcaaacTGACCTGGCTGCACTCTGCACCATCTCTGCTGGGAAGTCTGGACACAGTAACTGCAGCAGAGACCTGTACTCCAGCATGGACAGTAAGTCTGAAGTACAACAAGATATACAACTACGGTAATTTATGTTACAGAATATACATCAGTGAATCACCAATTTAATGTtaaagacagagaaaccaaCCAGCAGGC
This is a stretch of genomic DNA from Scatophagus argus isolate fScaArg1 chromosome 7, fScaArg1.pri, whole genome shotgun sequence. It encodes these proteins:
- the cstpp1 gene encoding UPF0705 protein C11orf49 homolog; amino-acid sequence: MLTFTLSSEGTTRMNRLNSTVPVDEYLADSNVLFYLSDAVAQLLEHKEEYTQFGVIRYFAEYFSSVKNSNHVLFREYNYIRATPHNRASFIRVFWRCFRQIGKSGDLLSMLEYRSLLQLLCPDFPAEMVQSAARIVLMDDAIDCLMSFSDFLFAFQLQFYYQEFLDSVLVIYQDLLAGKSPNTVIVPTSTSIEQLPSVNTEENDREEQQHDGVESSTLAQCIDALCDRFKLSLPPRSCMKEALEQTDRVSYYSFLMSLAKHETINQTIGALPSKAELLIDPEMDQELDKLIAQISVSPGSNSSGSAVGALKEVQRKASPRRNIHHRRKMEVESDGSTEETDSSEN